The following are encoded together in the Lactuca sativa cultivar Salinas chromosome 1, Lsat_Salinas_v11, whole genome shotgun sequence genome:
- the LOC111900923 gene encoding protein FAR1-RELATED SEQUENCE 5-like, giving the protein MGDQEPDVNNHIYEEHYLASDDDNVIEDLDFPDNDTLYNDGFQTGESSNPNLEDANNDEDENHFVDEDIEVNIDYSEGQPHVTHDYVSLGGTLYWTPIVLDDIKPKVSSKFNSYGEAETMYRKYALESGFDVRLGRVQKMKNGIITNRHLVCNREERHNHELFSKGNMHLSRSKRKVDYSQEIFIHNLSKQNIGPVKAHRLYSALQVGPSVRGGLVTDFKNARRNLNCYIGGRDAKFLVDEMNDRKKNVPSFTFEYKVSNKRLNSLLWADETTKYNYNSFGDVISLDATFSMNKYDMVFVPFTGIDNHKKCVTFGAGLLSKEDGVSYEWLLRDFLKAFRKQPQLVLSDQDPALKKAIDKVFPLTHHRLCMWHITKKLPNKVQKEISRSEDNCFQKNVISSNGVDTIIVMEKTKNITIRQTNDVDVDDKDEEYSYDCLIRDTEYTVTHSTKDGSFKCTCMHFEHLESDVNDIQNPTDIRNKGFGSRGKRLKSTKEMIEKEISKPKRKCATCEQMVHHDKRNCPLKNTKK; this is encoded by the exons ATGGGCGATCAGGAACCAGATGTCAATAATCATATTTATGAGGAACATTATTTGGCTAGTGATGATGACAATGTAATTGAAGATCTCGATTTTCCTGATAATGATACACTATATAATGACGGATTTCAAACAGGAGAAAGCAGTAATCCTAATTTAG AGGACGCAAATAATGATGAAGACGAAAATCACTTCGTTGATGAAGATATAGAGGTTAATATTGATTACAGTGAAG GACAACCACATGTTACTCATGATTATGTTTCTCTTGGTGGCACCTTGTATTGGACTCCGATTGTTTTAGACGACATCAAACCAAAAGTTTCATCAAAATTTAATTCATATGGTGAAGCAGAAACAATGTATAGAAAATATGCATTAGAATCTGGTTTTGATGTCAGGCTTGGAAGAGTCCAAAAAATGAAAAATGGGATTATTACAAATAGACATCTTGTGTGCAATCGGGAAG AGCGACATAATCATGAGTTGTTTAGCAAAGGCAATATGCACTTATCTCGTTCAAAAAGAAAAGTTGATTATTCCCAAGaaattttcattcataatttgtCAAAACAAAACATTGGCCCTGTAAAAGCACATAGACTGTATAGTGCTCTACAGGTTGGTCCTTCGGTTCGAGGTGGATTGGTTACTGATTTCAAGAATGCTAGGAGGAATCTTAATTGTTACATAGGTGGGAGGGACGCGAAATTCCTTGTTGACGAGATGAATGACAGGAAGAAAAATGTCCCATCATTTACTTTTGAGTATAAAGTGTCGAACAAGAGATTGAATTCTTTACTCTGGGCTGACGAAACGACAAAGTATAATTACAATTCATTCGGAGACGTTATATCACTCGATGCCACATTCAGCATGAATAA gtATGATATGGTTTTTGTTCCGTTTACTGGCATCGATAATCACAAAAAATGTGTAACATTTGGTGCTGGTCTTTTAAGTAAAGAAGATGGAGTTTCTTATGAATGGTTGCTTAGAGATTTTTTGAAAGCTTTTAGAAAACAACCTCAATTGGTTTTATCTGATCAAGATCCAGCTTTGAAAAAAGCTATAGATAAGGTTTTCCCGTTGACACATCATAGGTTATGTATGTGGCATATAACGAAGAAGTTGCCAAATAAG GTTCAGAAGGAGATATCAAGATCTGAAGATAATTGTTTCCAAAAGAATGTGATATCTTCCAATGGTGTTGACACGATTATTGTTATGGAGAAAACAAAGAACATAACTATTAGGCAAACAAATGATGTCGATGTTGATGACAAAGATGAGGAATACAGTTACGATTGTCTTATAAGGGATACTGAATACACG GTCACACACTCAACCAAAGATGGTTCGTTCAAATGTACTTGTATGCATTTTGAACATTTAG AATCTGATGTTAATGACATTCAGAATCCTACAGATATTCGTAACAAAGGTTTCGGTAGTCGTGGGAAAAGATTAAAATCTACAAAAGAGATGATTGAGAAGGAAATCTCGAAACCTAAGAGAAAATGTGCTACATGTGAACAGATGGTTCATCATGACAAAAGAAATTGTCCTCTAAAGAACACCAAGAAATAA